AGTGTTGTAAACAAGATTACGGGAATGAATCGCACGGAAACATTTCGCTTCAAACCAACGATTAAACATACGGTTCCAATCTTTTGAAATGGTGTTTCGACTACGGAAGTTCAGGCAATGGACAAATGACATTGCTTGCGAGGCGGCAAAGTTTGCAGCGGCAAGTCTTGATAGTGAGAGTGCAGTTCCAGCGTTCCATCGAAACGCTCGATCAATCCGGTGCAGTTTTCCACCCAGTCACCGGTGTTGCAGTAAATGACGGAATCGGATTGAGCGATTGTGGGACTGTGCAGATGCCCACAAATGATCCCGTCACAGCCCACGCGTTCGGCATGCGTGATCAGCTGTTGTTGGAAAGCCGAAACGAACTTAGCGATCGACTTCGTTTGTCGTTTCAATCGGTTGCAGATGGCATAAGGATTACCGGAAGGGCTCCCGCCAAAACGATGTCGCCAACGGCTGATCCCAAGCAATGGATCGTAGGTTCGCATCAGCAACTTAGAGAGCCATACCGCATTGGTTTCAAACCAATCAAAGCGATCGCCATGCGTGACCAAGAAGCGACGCCCATCGGCCGCTTTGAAGACAACCTCATCACTGATGACGAGATCCTTGCAATGGTCGGTCAGCAACCGACGGTGCAGCGGGTTACGAAACAACGCATCGTGATTGCCCGGCAGATAAGTGATCTGGGTCCCGCAACCCATCATTTCACGCAAGCGATCCAAGATGCGGTTGTAGATCGGCTGCCAGTGCCAACGGCGACTCAGCTTCCAGCCATCGACCACGTCGCCGACCAGAAACAATTGGTCAGGTCGGTATTGGCCCAAGAAGTGGTACAGCGCGTCCGGCCGACTGTAACGACATCCCAGATGGGTATCGCTTATGAAAAGCGTACGAACACGACGTTCACAGTCGTGTTCAAACAGACCGTCTGATTGTTCGGCCATGCGTGCCGTTTCAATGGAGGGAAGCTTCCTAGACGGTGCCTCACGCTGCCAGCATGCGCCGCAAGACAAAGTCCGCCAACTGATCCGTTCAATTCCGTTTTGAACTTCTCACGCGGCGGATCTTAGATAACTTCCATGAAGTTCAGACGACTTCGAAGATCAGGTTTTAGTGAAGATTGCATCACGTAGTGCGATGCCCATACGGCTTCCGTCGTAGTCCACGACTCGGAAGCAACGCATTGCAAAGATCTGGTGAAGGAACCTGTACCCTCACCATGAAGACAAGACGATTGAATCAGGCGGCCGCAATCACGATGCCGCTCTGCAAGCAATTTCTCGCCCTGGCGTTCACACCATCCAAACGACCTCAAGCGTTTCGACGCTACTGAGAGATTGGCAAGTCGAAGTCGCCAGTCAAATCGCGATAGATGCTATGGATGTGATTGGCAGGATTGCCGGCAGGATCCGATTGCGAGTTCGCGAACTCGATCAAAAAGCGTTTTCCTTGAATACGGTAATAGTGGCCAACACCAGGCTTGGTTGCACCCGCCCAAGCGAACCATACGTTGTCCCAGCCGTCTTCTTGAATCTCGGCACGTCGTTTGGACGCCACTTCATCAGGAGCAACATCGGTGTAAAGAGAAACCAATTCTTGCAACAACTTCTTTTGACTGTCATCCAATTTCGAATATGCAATCCCTTCCGCCGGAAGGACCTCAGGGTGTGTCGTGGCGATAAAGCGAATGTCTCGCGGAGCCTTATCCGCAATGACAGCAAGTTCCTTTTGCTGCGGTGCGAGGCCGTTGACCAACTTGAATCCCAGCTGCTCTTCGCGACTCAAAACGGCGGTCCCCTTGCCGAGCGTCACAGTGGTTTCATTCATGACCACGGCAGGATTAGCCGCCAGGAACTGAGGCGTGCTATCGAGCACTTCATTGCCACGGCAAACAAAGTTCAGCGACAGGTGATGCCCTTCAAAGCTCAGCCCCCATTTTGCTGTTTCCGCACTGTCGTCTTCAGCCATTGTTTGGCGTGGATCCCCAAACAGAGTGACGTAGTAGCGTTGTGGGTTTCGCTCCCATCGACCTTTCCCACCCTCCATCTCGTTGAGCACTTCTTCAAGCAACATGATTCGATTCGCCTTGAAGTACCCAGCTTCGCTCAACGCCGAACGCAACAAACGGAGTGCCGCGGTGCGTTGAGCGTCGTTCATGTTCTCCAACATCAAGCCCTTGCGTTCGTCCATGGGAATGAAGTGCCAACCGACACGCTTGGGCGAATCAAACTTTTCCAGGGTCAGCTCACGCTGGCTGTCGTCGAGTGTTTCCAAATACGCGGTCGCAAATGTCTGCATCTGTTCCGCAGGCGCCTGGGATATTTTCCAGCCGACAACGCTGCAGACTAAAACGGCGACGAACACGAGCGACAAAAGGCGAGCGGTGCGATTGAACATGGGCTTTGATTTGGGGTGGGAAGGCGAAGGCGGGAAGCGAATCAGGTGGGACCAACGGCGTCAGGATTGTAATTGATCTGAAGTCGGAGCGAACACTCGAAAGGGTGCCCATTCCCCCTTTTTCAAACGCATGATCGCCACCAATTCCCCAGCGGGGTCGACCGTGATCATCTCCCCCGCCGTGTATGGGTCCCCTTCCAAGTTAGGCTTGGGATTCGGATCTTCAGGCGGCACCGCCAAGCAGTCAGGCGTGGCTGGTTCCCCAGTGACATACAAGCCATTTCGCACACGGTACGCATCCACCCGATCCAAATCCATTCGCGGCATGTGGGCCAGAGCAGGAATCGGCGACCGCACGCTATCGGTCAACCAAGGTGACCCAGTGACCTCTTCCAGATCGCTCATCGGCGTGAGTTCATGACGCAGCGGCATCCCCGGAACCGGGGGCGGGTCATTCGGTGGAATGCAATCGATCGCCGAATCGAGATCAAACCGCCCGACCTCGGTGCGTACCAAGGCGGTCATCACGGCAGCTGTCTGACAAGCGGCGGCAATGTCGATCCCCAGCGAACGCAGGTAAGTCCCCGAGCCGCAGGTCACATCGATCTGAATGATGGGCGGTTCGTAACGCAACAACTCGATCGCTCCCAACCAAACCCGCCGCGTGGGCATCTCCACC
This genomic interval from Neorhodopirellula lusitana contains the following:
- a CDS encoding DUF3500 domain-containing protein encodes the protein MFNRTARLLSLVFVAVLVCSVVGWKISQAPAEQMQTFATAYLETLDDSQRELTLEKFDSPKRVGWHFIPMDERKGLMLENMNDAQRTAALRLLRSALSEAGYFKANRIMLLEEVLNEMEGGKGRWERNPQRYYVTLFGDPRQTMAEDDSAETAKWGLSFEGHHLSLNFVCRGNEVLDSTPQFLAANPAVVMNETTVTLGKGTAVLSREEQLGFKLVNGLAPQQKELAVIADKAPRDIRFIATTHPEVLPAEGIAYSKLDDSQKKLLQELVSLYTDVAPDEVASKRRAEIQEDGWDNVWFAWAGATKPGVGHYYRIQGKRFLIEFANSQSDPAGNPANHIHSIYRDLTGDFDLPISQ
- a CDS encoding UDP-2,3-diacylglucosamine diphosphatase, which gives rise to MAEQSDGLFEHDCERRVRTLFISDTHLGCRYSRPDALYHFLGQYRPDQLFLVGDVVDGWKLSRRWHWQPIYNRILDRLREMMGCGTQITYLPGNHDALFRNPLHRRLLTDHCKDLVISDEVVFKAADGRRFLVTHGDRFDWFETNAVWLSKLLMRTYDPLLGISRWRHRFGGSPSGNPYAICNRLKRQTKSIAKFVSAFQQQLITHAERVGCDGIICGHLHSPTIAQSDSVIYCNTGDWVENCTGLIERFDGTLELHSHYQDLPLQTLPPRKQCHLSIA
- the truB gene encoding tRNA pseudouridine(55) synthase TruB encodes the protein MKDTIPTAPFGFLPFNKPKGMTSRDLANRIQRRLRRENENRKLKVGHTGTLDPLASGLVVLAVGSATRLTPWMLKPTKRYVATFRLGAHSESGDLEEPVIEIADAVMPTRSQVEQALTGFSGWVDQTPPTHSAIWVNGERAHERIRRGEEVEMPTRRVWLGAIELLRYEPPIIQIDVTCGSGTYLRSLGIDIAAACQTAAVMTALVRTEVGRFDLDSAIDCIPPNDPPPVPGMPLRHELTPMSDLEEVTGSPWLTDSVRSPIPALAHMPRMDLDRVDAYRVRNGLYVTGEPATPDCLAVPPEDPNPKPNLEGDPYTAGEMITVDPAGELVAIMRLKKGEWAPFRVFAPTSDQLQS